The Campylobacter sp. MIT 12-8780 genome has a window encoding:
- a CDS encoding terminase large subunit domain-containing protein — protein MTKEEVLQEALLREKARRDFKSFLKLKWQRYNQAFFMDNWHFDYICALLTQTLPKFAHLEKNEPLTRLMLNMPPSYGKTETIARSFIAWALGQDRSRKFIYISYSDELCKKISNQVRDLIKSPFYQQIFNEKPIFLQDNSSEFVLKEGGGLFVTTLKSAITGFHAHSILIDDPIKVSDMNSKVERERVNQNFKESVLSRLQDNQSNITILMQRLGYEDLCGFLLDEKNFDAHIISKWKIIKLEAIASKDEVFEVGSFKKQRLKGEPLFPNRHTLSELEELKKQMGDDEFSTQYQQEPQASEAGFFEAVYFKQIASFEMNEQNEYIFIDNAMSLNARADNRAVVVIGVESDEAGLEKYVVKDCFFGVFDEEQTCSFIITACLKYPAASVYIESDGGGLVLERLLQKELIKINTKLKAQQKPLITNNIKLYPASRKSSKVDKIKAIKPYYNSGNLVFLNTCANLAQIKKELLSFNPAKPFRKDDCIDAIASCINHNEVKGFKKANETPVMPKRGHFTQGRTWRI, from the coding sequence TTGACAAAAGAAGAAGTGCTTCAAGAGGCTTTGTTGCGTGAAAAGGCAAGGCGGGATTTTAAGAGCTTTTTAAAGCTCAAATGGCAACGATACAATCAGGCTTTTTTTATGGATAATTGGCATTTTGATTATATTTGTGCCCTGCTTACTCAAACCCTGCCTAAGTTTGCGCATCTTGAGAAAAATGAGCCTTTAACGCGTTTGATGCTCAATATGCCTCCAAGTTATGGCAAAACCGAAACCATAGCTCGAAGCTTTATCGCTTGGGCTTTGGGGCAGGATAGAAGTCGCAAGTTTATCTATATCTCTTACAGCGATGAGCTTTGTAAAAAAATCTCAAATCAAGTCAGGGACTTGATAAAAAGCCCTTTTTATCAGCAAATTTTTAATGAAAAGCCGATTTTTTTGCAAGATAATTCAAGTGAGTTTGTCTTAAAAGAAGGCGGTGGGCTTTTTGTAACGACTTTAAAATCAGCCATAACAGGCTTTCACGCGCACAGCATTTTGATTGATGATCCCATTAAAGTCAGCGATATGAACTCAAAAGTCGAGCGAGAAAGGGTCAATCAAAACTTCAAAGAAAGCGTTTTAAGTCGTTTGCAAGACAATCAAAGTAATATTACTATCTTAATGCAACGCTTGGGATATGAGGATTTGTGCGGATTTTTGCTTGATGAAAAAAACTTTGATGCACACATTATCTCAAAATGGAAAATCATCAAACTTGAAGCCATCGCGAGCAAAGATGAAGTGTTTGAAGTGGGAAGCTTTAAAAAACAGCGTTTAAAAGGCGAGCCGCTTTTCCCAAACCGCCACACTTTAAGCGAACTTGAAGAGCTTAAAAAACAAATGGGCGATGATGAGTTTAGCACGCAGTATCAACAAGAGCCTCAAGCGAGCGAGGCGGGCTTTTTTGAGGCGGTGTATTTTAAGCAAATCGCGAGTTTTGAGATGAATGAGCAAAACGAATACATCTTCATCGACAACGCTATGAGTTTAAACGCAAGGGCTGATAATAGAGCGGTGGTAGTCATAGGCGTTGAAAGCGATGAAGCAGGACTTGAAAAATATGTGGTGAAAGACTGCTTTTTTGGGGTGTTTGATGAGGAGCAAACCTGCTCATTTATCATCACAGCGTGCTTAAAATACCCCGCAGCAAGCGTGTATATCGAAAGTGATGGGGGTGGGCTTGTTTTAGAACGACTTTTACAAAAAGAGCTTATTAAAATCAATACCAAATTAAAAGCCCAGCAAAAGCCACTGATTACAAATAACATCAAACTTTATCCAGCCAGCCGAAAAAGCTCAAAAGTCGATAAAATCAAAGCCATAAAGCCTTATTACAACAGCGGTAATTTAGTCTTTTTAAACACTTGCGCGAATTTAGCTCAGATCAAAAAAGAGCTTTTAAGCTTCAATCCCGCAAAGCCTTTTCGAAAAGACGATTGTATCGATGCGATCGCAAGTTGCATAAATCATAATGAAGTCAAGGGCTTTAAAAAAGCAAATGAAACCCCTGTTATGCCAAAGCGAGGGCATTTCACGCAGGGGCGAACTTGGCGGATTTAG
- a CDS encoding DNA-methyltransferase — MQANIVLKQDEALHFLQNMQSGSVDLVVCDPPYLMQESGGGGFYAKENKKHYDKITQDKSLLMQGFDFRILDEVRRVMKVLNAYFFCNAKLLQALLEYFKNDKFDVLVYHKLNALPAFNNKYLSDLEYIVFVCNDRTLFHSDYKSASKVFSMNIPKKYSAHPAEKPLKIIETLIKNSSKKGDLVLDMFAGSGTTAVACKSLKRSFVGCEVKEEFYNMALNRLEYVQTSFDFDMN, encoded by the coding sequence GTGCAAGCAAACATTGTTTTAAAGCAAGATGAAGCCTTGCACTTTTTGCAAAATATGCAAAGTGGCAGCGTTGATTTAGTCGTTTGCGATCCGCCTTATCTTATGCAAGAAAGTGGTGGAGGTGGGTTTTATGCCAAAGAAAATAAAAAGCATTATGATAAAATCACTCAAGATAAATCTTTACTTATGCAAGGTTTTGATTTTAGAATTTTAGATGAAGTCAGACGTGTAATGAAAGTGCTTAATGCGTATTTTTTCTGCAACGCTAAACTTTTACAAGCTTTGCTTGAGTATTTTAAAAATGATAAATTTGATGTTTTGGTGTATCACAAACTCAATGCCCTGCCTGCGTTTAACAATAAATACCTAAGCGATCTTGAATACATAGTTTTTGTATGCAATGATCGCACGCTTTTTCATAGTGATTATAAAAGTGCAAGTAAGGTTTTTTCGATGAATATACCCAAAAAATACAGCGCTCACCCTGCTGAAAAACCTTTAAAAATCATAGAAACACTGATAAAGAATTCTTCAAAGAAAGGGGATTTGGTGCTTGATATGTTTGCAGGTTCTGGCACGACAGCTGTAGCGTGCAAGAGCTTAAAACGTTCGTTTGTTGGTTGTGAAGTGAAAGAAGAATTTTACAATATGGCTTTAAATCGCCTTGAGTATGTGCAAACAAGCTTTGATTTTGATATGAATTAA
- a CDS encoding phage capsid family protein yields MPLNELNKIDIAGWRDNPNVSTQIATAIEKASWKKSPFEAILGKGSDRGLRSYSVKNTQPYRPRLKAALTGAGVRGNADFETNLDQLEILSQTIYPEVIGNSLKSTIKQYQTIEQIDFVKEASDSLSDWIREKRDRALFASLANDLTNCVVCDSANGFKDTTNEASVSQASKKVTQDDVMNVKAIRQAILMARTGKNYQGKDAFPMKPIRSVSHTEGGISIENYSYIILLDSYAIDQLKRDPEWIAMQKVGVRGDKNRLFTGLVGIIDECVVLDMGVSTPLQAGMLNSTISDEDFRANINEQNFSKIVPPSAYAGNTPVSIGFLIGASALVMAGSDSVNFYIDDSQDAGRKTICGVDRLMAISKARFESHNDNLSVYADTDFAVIGLFSAYR; encoded by the coding sequence ATGCCATTAAATGAACTAAACAAAATCGACATTGCAGGTTGGAGAGACAACCCAAATGTAAGCACACAAATCGCCACAGCGATTGAAAAAGCCAGCTGGAAAAAAAGCCCATTTGAGGCTATTTTAGGAAAAGGAAGCGATCGCGGGCTTCGCAGCTACAGCGTCAAAAACACTCAGCCCTATCGTCCCCGCTTAAAAGCGGCTTTAACAGGTGCTGGAGTGCGTGGAAACGCGGACTTTGAGACGAATTTAGATCAGCTTGAAATTTTAAGCCAAACCATCTACCCTGAGGTGATCGGTAACAGCTTAAAAAGCACGATCAAGCAGTATCAAACTATCGAGCAGATCGACTTTGTTAAAGAAGCGAGCGATAGTTTGAGTGATTGGATACGAGAAAAAAGGGACAGGGCTTTGTTTGCAAGCTTGGCAAATGATCTTACAAACTGCGTCGTGTGCGATAGTGCAAATGGTTTTAAAGATACTACAAATGAAGCAAGCGTGAGCCAAGCGAGTAAAAAAGTAACACAAGATGATGTGATGAATGTCAAGGCGATCAGACAAGCCATTTTAATGGCACGCACGGGCAAGAACTATCAAGGCAAAGACGCCTTTCCTATGAAGCCTATCCGCAGTGTTTCGCACACTGAAGGGGGCATTAGTATCGAAAATTACAGCTATATCATCTTGCTTGATAGCTACGCCATCGATCAGCTCAAACGCGATCCTGAGTGGATTGCGATGCAAAAAGTGGGCGTAAGAGGCGATAAAAACCGCCTTTTTACTGGACTTGTTGGCATTATCGATGAATGCGTGGTGCTTGATATGGGCGTAAGCACCCCACTTCAAGCTGGTATGCTTAATTCAACGATCAGCGATGAGGACTTTCGCGCCAACATCAACGAGCAAAATTTCTCTAAAATCGTCCCGCCAAGTGCGTATGCTGGTAACACTCCTGTAAGCATAGGCTTTTTAATCGGGGCTTCAGCTTTGGTCATGGCGGGCAGTGATAGTGTGAATTTTTATATCGATGATAGCCAAGACGCTGGCAGGAAAACGATTTGCGGGGTGGATAGGTTGATGGCGATTTCAAAAGCTAGATTTGAAAGCCATAATGATAATCTCAGTGTGTATGCTGATACTGATTTTGCCGTGATTGGCTTGTTTTCAGCTTACAGATAA
- a CDS encoding Coiled-coil domain-containing protein: MQEKQNLANLPAPPQDEPAQNEPTPPQSEFDTSADEAELNATLAELDQARASLESSFAKYMAQSTDAELEELFFENKEAFYQKVLEAQNAFLEQNIAPKAQKAEALEASIGQKKAMGQIEAAQNAFLQNHPEADMSVLMDFFSNDLPPKVMNELENLPPEEFFEALYEIYTLYTNPNQTASNTEEKLPQKIAGSPINSNDQSPSSNTELPFNRL; this comes from the coding sequence ATGCAAGAAAAACAAAATTTAGCCAACTTACCAGCCCCACCTCAAGATGAGCCAGCACAAAATGAGCCTACACCGCCTCAAAGCGAGTTTGACACGAGTGCTGATGAGGCTGAATTAAACGCCACTTTAGCCGAGCTTGATCAAGCAAGAGCTAGCCTTGAAAGCTCTTTTGCCAAATATATGGCACAAAGCACCGATGCTGAGCTTGAGGAGCTGTTTTTTGAGAACAAAGAAGCCTTTTATCAAAAAGTGCTTGAGGCTCAAAATGCTTTTTTAGAGCAAAATATCGCCCCAAAGGCACAAAAAGCGGAGGCTTTAGAAGCAAGTATCGGGCAAAAAAAGGCGATGGGGCAGATCGAGGCGGCTCAAAATGCTTTTTTGCAAAACCACCCTGAAGCTGATATGAGTGTTTTGATGGACTTTTTCAGCAATGATTTGCCGCCAAAAGTGATGAATGAGCTTGAAAATCTGCCACCTGAGGAGTTTTTCGAGGCTTTGTATGAGATTTACACCCTTTATACAAATCCTAACCAAACAGCTTCAAACACCGAAGAAAAGTTGCCTCAAAAGATAGCAGGCTCACCGATAAACTCAAACGATCAAAGCCCAAGCTCAAACACTGAGTTACCTTTTAATCGTTTGTGA
- a CDS encoding protein-export chaperone SecB, with the protein MSKKEGFFKLHPIRIVDFNFNMSKDDASAKKLSLKRTITADALFEEEYNKYTMQVSINIKVLDKSVSPEELLYTINSKIITAVSFNKNENGEDYLQNAVAIIYSYFRPIVSQMVMMARLSPWVLPPANFEDFKVNVIPIKNTPEIAQNKKNDELAKTTP; encoded by the coding sequence ATGAGTAAAAAAGAAGGTTTTTTTAAATTGCATCCTATTCGCATTGTTGATTTTAATTTTAATATGTCAAAGGACGATGCAAGTGCTAAGAAACTATCTCTGAAAAGAACTATAACTGCTGATGCTCTTTTTGAAGAAGAATATAATAAATACACAATGCAAGTGTCTATAAATATAAAAGTTTTGGATAAAAGCGTATCGCCAGAGGAGCTACTTTATACTATCAATTCAAAAATAATTACAGCTGTTAGTTTTAATAAAAATGAAAATGGTGAAGATTACTTACAAAATGCTGTTGCTATAATATACTCTTATTTTAGACCTATTGTTTCACAAATGGTGATGATGGCTAGACTTTCTCCTTGGGTTTTACCACCTGCAAATTTTGAAGATTTCAAGGTAAATGTTATTCCTATAAAAAATACTCCAGAAATAGCTCAAAATAAAAAGAATGACGAACTTGCAAAAACAACTCCTTGA
- a CDS encoding PBECR3 domain-containing polyvalent protein has product MNIQVQKAWNKIQGENTYKIKRSEFSGAFLSTLAKQSGQKAVSLDDIAKYQDYADSADKQILTIDNEKKPVLVSGKQINGYYVVVEQVRKGKNEFAFKTMYFENGKLENSKSFKRN; this is encoded by the coding sequence ATGAATATACAAGTTCAAAAAGCTTGGAATAAAATACAAGGTGAAAATACCTATAAAATAAAAAGAAGTGAATTTAGCGGTGCATTTTTATCAACCCTTGCAAAGCAAAGCGGACAAAAGGCGGTAAGTTTGGATGATATCGCTAAATATCAAGATTATGCAGATAGTGCTGATAAGCAAATTTTGACCATAGATAACGAAAAGAAACCTGTGCTTGTCAGTGGAAAACAAATCAATGGCTACTATGTAGTCGTGGAGCAAGTGCGCAAAGGCAAAAATGAGTTTGCATTTAAAACGATGTATTTTGAAAATGGTAAGCTTGAAAATAGCAAGAGTTTTAAAAGAAATTGA